Below is a genomic region from Brassica oleracea var. oleracea cultivar TO1000 chromosome C9, BOL, whole genome shotgun sequence.
ATGGATTGAAGCTTCTGTCTCAAAGATTTATATGCAGGCTTTGAAGCTGTTTTTAACTAATTGAAGCTCGTCTTTTCATCTGATTTGACATACATTTTCTGTTATTTTCTCATATCTGAACACGCTCAGACATTTGCCAAAAAAATGGTACAAGAACTTTGCATACCAAAAATTGATACAGACACTCAAAACATGGATTGGTGTACAGTATTAGAAAGAATGTAATGTACAGTTTTCAACTGAGTTCAGTCAGCGACTAGATAACATGGCCCCGTCCGATAGGTTCAGCTCTTCTCATAAAACCTCAACGTGGTTTTGAGAGACCTGAGTTTCTCATTCCAATGGAAAACATCCTCTAAGAGAGACACATGATACAGATATGATGTGAGCTTTGATTCTGTAGTCTCCTAATAAATATGAACATGTGTTAGCTCATCTCAGAGTATCCCAACCTCGGCTTCGAAAGATCTGCGTGATCTTTCCAGGGGCAAGCATCTCAGACGAAGGAGCCTGACCCAACCTAGCTCCCCTGAGTTAGATGATTCACTTAGTCCTAAACTAAAGCTTCACTACACACAACATTCATTTGGTAAGATCCCATCTTCTTTCATTTTCCTAAACAACGCATCAGCCTCACGCCGTAAGCCTTTCTTATACAACCCCAACATCATCGTAGTGTATGTCCAAATATCAGGCACAAGCCCTTTGAGACTAAGGCTACAATACAAACCCCAAGCATCTGCCACCTCACCAGCTTTACACATCCCACGGATAATGATATTATACGTAACGATATCACCCTCCATCCCACTCTTCTCCATATCCTCCAACATCACCAACGCTTTCTCCACCTTCCCATTATCACACAAACCATGCAACAAAACATTGTAAGTGACAATATTAGGAGACACACCAGAACCAGCCATCCTTTTAAAAATCTCTTCTGCAACATTAACCTTCCCAGCTAAACAATACCCCTGGATAAGAATCGTATAAGTCACCACATTCCTAACAACTCCTCTCCGAGACATCTCGCAGAAGAGTTTCATCCCGTAATCAACCTTCCTAGACTTGCAAAACCCGTTAATGAGAATACTATAAGTCACCACATCAGGGAAGCAGCGTCTGCTAACCATATACTCAAACATCCGCTCCGCTTCATCTAACCGACTACACATACAAAGCCCACCGATAAGCAAACTGTAAGTAACAACATCAGGCTCCAGAGACCTTCTAACCATCTCCTCGTAAAGCTCCTCAGCCTCTGAGAGACTCCCTCTTTTCACACAAGCGTCAATCAACGCGTTGAAAGTAAACACGTCAGGGCTAAGACCACTCTCACTCATACACCTCACCATCCTTAAAGCCTCACCCCATCTACTTGCGTTACAAAGTCCGGAGATAAGAGAGTTGTATGTGATCACATCAGGTCTAACAACCTCCATTTGATTAAAAAAGTCCAAAGCTTTATCCACGTGGCGGCTCTTACAAAGCCCATCGATCACAATGTTGCAGATAACCACATTAGGTCTGACCCCAATCTCCACCATCCGATTAAACAAACGCAGCGCCTCGCTCACCCTCCCGCCGCGGCAGAACCCGCCGATTAGCGACCCGAACGTGACGACGCTCGGGCTGTGCCCAAGCTTGATCATTTTCGCTAGAAAGGATAAAGCTTGAGAGAGTTCCGAGCAGCGGCAGAGACAATTTACGAGAATGTTGCAGGTGTAGAGGTTGTGAGCGACGCCGAGGATCTCCATCTGTTCCCAGAGGTGGATCACGACGTCGTGGCTGTTCAGCTTGGAGATTGCGGTTAGCAACCTGCTGAAGTCGGCGATTGAAGGGAAGGGGTGGCGTTGGATCATGTGGAAGAAGAGCTCGAGGGAGTCGTCTAGGTTCATGTGGCGGAGCTTGTTGCTTCGTAATGTCTCTTTGTAATCTGTGTTGTTGTTGTTGCTACTGCTAGTGTGAGCTCGTCGTGGTGAATCGGAAATGGCGTACGACGGTGGGTTAGCTTTCTCCGGGAGGTTTCGATGGAGAAAGGATTTGGCTTTGGAAGAGATCGATCTCCTCATGGTGAAAGCTTTGAGCTATCTCTCTCTCAGGAGAGAAGTGGTTAAACCTCAACACCTAACCGGTGAGTTCGGTTTATCAACTGAACCAAATTGTTTTAAACCAATCCGTGTCAGATTGATTCTCATTTCTCAGGAGTCTTTACTTTATTGGCCCACAACTATTGCTTTTTTGTCAATATTTCATTAAAGCCCATAATAGCATTACAGGCCCACAACTGTTGCTATATTATAATTTCATGCACTTTTACGTATATAATTTATCCTGGAAATTCAGGTCACCTTTACTTGAAAACTATACTGTTATTTTGGGTTTTTTAAATTAAAAATAGATTTAATGAAAGATTTAAGCTCGACATTACTGAACAGAAAGATCATTAAAATAAACAATGACATTATAACATATTTGATTTCATTTATATCTATAAATATATATTTTTCACATCATTAGTGGTATATATTTTAATGTTAATCATATATTTAAATATTTATATAAAATTTCAAATACAATAATTTTATAGTTTACAATTGTTTCAAATCGTTACATGTATTTGTAACTTCTTATCATATATGTATCTTAGTGGATTTGCATATTTGCTTATAAGAAAATCAATATATGCATGAAACAACATATTTAAAAATTAATTTGTATTTAATTTATACTAAATTTTTACCCGTATTTTAAATCTCTCGATTACCTTTAGCAATTTTTTATGTTTAACCAGAGAAGAAGAGGATCTTCTTTTGGATTCTTCTCGGATTTAATGAAGTAATAAACAACTGCACTTGCTCTTCTTCACCAACACCAATATACCTATTCGTTCGTATATATATGGTTTTGATTTCAATTTCAAATACAATATAATGACAATGACGTTGCATGAAAAAGAAACAACCCCGGTTTCAAGCTCGAAGGGAAGAGGGCCTTCAAAACCAGGAAGAGAGCTAGAATTGGCATCTGGACTCAAGGTCACAAGTAAAAGAAGCAGGAGCAGTTTCTTAGCCATCTTTTTAGTTTTTCATTATTGCCTTTTGGAGAAAAATATAACGCTTTTTCGTTTGTCTTTTTTTGGTTCTTTCTTTTATGGCCCCAACTTACATTTCCTATCACGTACCACAAAGTCCACACAAGATAAATTGACAAAATAAATGATTTTTTCAAAGTAGTATTATAATTTATCCTGGAAATCAGGTCACAGTCAGTTGAAAACTATACTGTTTACTTTGGGTTTTGAAAATTTAATATAGGTATATCATAATTATATTAAATCCAAATCTGAACTGCATTGAAAATTTTAAACTCGACATTACTACATAGCAAGATGTTATAACACCACTGACGTTTATAACATGACATAATAATGCTAAGAAGGAATTTTATAAAGGTTGACCACTTATCCACCTCCGAAACATGATAAAGCTTTCTTCTGGTTTAAATTTAGACGTGTGCCCACCTCCCTGTAAAATATATCATCAATTAACCTTCATTGATAACTTGTTCATATGTTGCAACGATTTGTGTTCAATGTAAAAGTGAAGACTTACTTTGACGGTAGCAAATGTCATTTTATTGGCATACGTCTTTGTGTATCCAGCCACTTGATCGTGTATCATCCATGGTCTCCACTTGTCAATGATTGAATAATTAAGAGATCTTATCCACGTTTGTGTCGCAGTGAAAGGAATTATCATGTCGTGATCACCGCTAGTCACCAAAATGAAAACAAACCTCATCATAATTCTGTATAAACTCTCTTGATTTTGTATTGGAAAATAAAACTTCTTAAAAATATGGAGAAGGAATAGTTTTAAATCCGACCTGGAAATGAGGGATGGGTAGCCTTTAATACTGTTATTCAGATGGTATGGTACACTGCTTTTAATGTCTTTATTATAAGGCTTATCCTCAGAAGAACAACGTAACCACTTTCCTATACTTCCCTACAATCCATAACATATATAGATAAATATTATAGTGTTTGATATTAGTTTGTTTAGCATTATAGCATTGTCATTAATAAAATGTTAATGTTAATGAATATGATGAATGAAGAATATGATGATGCAATACCTTGGCTACATGAAGTGCTTTCCGCACGCTCTCGTCATTAGCCCACATGGAAGCTTGCAACTCTGAGTAAACCTACAAGATTAGTGATTCACTTGTTCACCATCCATCTAAATTATACGATGAAAAAGCACATACAAAGAACAAGGAGATGGATTCTTTACAATGCAGTTGGGAAACGAAACCGAAAGATTTGGAGGGAGAGTTTCTCTCAGGTCTCTTTTTGGGACATGCTTTGGCCAAAAAAGTCCCGGAGCTGCAACCGCGCATATTTGTGCTAGTACATGTCCCAAGTATATGCCAGCAATGCACTCAGTGGCGGAGCCAGAAATTTTTTGTATTGGGATCAGAAAAAAATCAAAAGCATAATATATAAACGATCAAAAACTACAAATGTATTACTCAAAAAAAAACTACAAATGTACTCGACACTCACTCATAACTTAAAACTTTTTTTTAAGTTTGTTTATTTTTAATGTTTCTATATTAAAGTAACATTAACAATTAACAATGTTTAAAATTGCAAAATATGTTTAGTGATTTACTAAATTTTTGTAATTATAGAAAAATAAGATTAAAACTAATATAAATCCAAAGTTTTAAAAATAAAAATATATTAGTTGTAATTAAATTTTATCTTTAATGTTTTGTAATTATTTTTGCGGGGTCAAATTTATTTTTTAAATGGGGTCAATACAAAAATTATATAAATTTTTTTTTTTTACAAAAAAAAAGTGGGGTCAGCTGACCCCCACCCACTAAGCTGCCTCCGCCCCTGAATGCACTGCAAATAACAACAAAATGTTCGAATAGTTAGATGTGATCATCATTGAGTCCGGTGCCTCAGGAAAATGAAATACTGAGAATATCATAATATTAATTTATATATGTTTCTAGTAATACTAATATACGTCTATATGTTAACTGTTGATATTTGAATAGTTGGTTCAATTGTACATGTATTTAAGATTAATGGTTTAGTTAGGTTTAGAGTAGAGTATATAACATGTAAATATCCGATTTTTAAACTGGAACGCGACTGAATACGATTAATTTCATCTGAATCTATGTTTTCTAATACTATATGCTGCTATACTACGGCGTATTATTTTATTTATATTGCTAATTAAGGAGAATTAATGCTATACCTCGTGGTATTCTTCAACGAATTGCAAGCATTCTATGTTACCAGGATCCACCTTTTCATAGTTCCCGTTACAAGTTTTCTTCAGTGACTGCCAAAAAAGAAGGAAAAGATTAGTTTTCGACTGGCCATTATGTTTTCTTCATTATGGTTGTAAAAACAACGTGTAACATAATATTAGAGTTAAACATGTTCAAAGGTATACTTCGTATAGTTCGTCAGAAATTAGAGCCATTCCATGAGCAAATGGAACACGATGGTTATAATCAAACTCCTGATCTGTCGTCGGGTTTCCAATCACATAACCCTATTTTTTTAGAGAAGAGAGCATTGTAACTTGAATGTTAACGCTCGACTGAAAAAAAATTATAATATAGGTTTTTTTAGTAAGGGTTTGTAGTATATGTTTTCCATCGCAAATTTCCCTCACAATTTGTATTTAGATATATAAGAAGCACTCAAATACAAAGAGAACCTGGAGATTTATTTGAGGTTTGAATCCAAGGTCATTCCCTGCACCATCGTCATCAAGAATATGTAATAAAATGGAAAATAAAAATAGTTAAATTGAATCAGCTGAAAGATTTGAGATAAACTTTGGACCTTTGGAGATTTCTTGAACAGTGGCCGGAATAACCTTACCAGCATAAGAATTTCCAGTGACATAAAAGGGATTAGAGATAAACTTTTCATGCTTGGCTAGCCACTGTGTTACAAAAGAGTAAACACTCTAAATGTGTCTATATATAGATTAAGATAAATGCTTCAAAAGACAGTTAAGTGTTGTTTTTTTGTTCACCTTGAGAAGAAACTCGTGGATCCGCTTAGCTTCTCCTGAGTCACTTGGTGTATCAAGAAGTTGAGTTTTTGAGTAGGAGAAGCCAGTACCAACAGGCTGGTCCAAGTATATTATGCTTGCTATCTGAGAAACAACGATTCAATCTATCAACCAAATAAACAATGATCCAATACTTTTTATATAAAGATTGTATATATATAATCAAGAATATTGAAAAACGACAAGCCGTACCTGTGTCCATGAATATGTAGTAGAAAGCAAAGTGGGAGTACCTCCATTGTAACCCTCAACTCTGAATTTAACAGGCCCTATTATATTAGCGCAAAGTTTCTTCATTAGAAAATAAAAGAAATGCATGCCTGGATGTTATATTACATGGGTTTAAGCCTCGTTAGAAGAGCAACCAAAGTCCTCATGCACGAAATAATGTTTTCGTACCATTCTCAAACAGAAGAGCGGAGACAGCAGAGCAACCAGGTCCTCCAGTTAACCAGAGAAGAAGAGGATCTTCTTTTGGATTCCTCTCAGATTTAATGAAGTAATAAAACAATTGCACTTGCTCTGCTTCACCCACACGGATATACCTTTGATGCACAAACAATTGTTCTAATATATGATTTTTATTTCAAACATATTACATGAAAAAAAAAAAGAAAGGAAGAAACAAACCCGGTTTCAAGCTCAAAAGGAAGAGGACCTTCAAAACCAGGAAGGTACTTGACAATGGATCCAGAGTTTGCATGTGGACTCAAGACCATAAGTACAACAAGAAGCAGCAGCAGCAATTTCATAGCTTTTTTTTTTTAGTTTCTCGCTAACTTAATCACATGATACTAAAAAAAGGTCTCGTAAAATTACAAAACAGCAAGCAACTCATGTCATTATCAAGCTTCTACATCTGTTCAACTAGGACCACATTTTTAGTTCTGTGCACTACCATCATCATCTCGCTTCTTGTTTGCCTCGAGAGCCACGACCACTGTTTCTATCTATAACCTTTCTCAACAGGAATCACTCATAAAAAAATCCACCAAAAAAGGTTTTACACGATTCAAATTCGCGGTTGCGTTTACAAAGGTACAAGGCACAAACCCGTTATTCGATATATAGAGATGTAGATGGATAAATACGGTTATACAACAATAGATCTTCTCTGATATGAGCAAAACTGAACCATCTTTGTTAACAAAACAAAACATGTTTTTTTTTTCTCACTCCTACAAAGCTAAAGAAAGACATGAACCTCTGATCCAATAAGATAAAAGTCATAAAACCAAAAGACGTGATCAGCGAGCCTTTTCAACCCGTCAATCCTGGGAAGAGCTGCGATATCTTGTTGAACACATCCATTACCTGTAACCGTAAAATTCTTACAAATGTCATTGCCTTGAGATGTTTTCAATGCACAACTTAAAAGTAGCACTAGATTGAGTGTTTTACCTCTTTGTCATTTTGGTACTTCATGATGTTCATCGGGTTCTCTGAGCACTGCAACAACAACAACAATCAAATTGAGTTAGAAATCATGTCAAAGTATATATTTTTTATAAAAGTGAAGAAAGAAAACGTACGTCCATTAACGCTGCTTCGACTCTAGGATTCTGGAATGCCATTGAAACATCAGGGTTCTCCATTATCTTAGAGATGACTTCTTCTGGAGTCAGTCCTAATTGATCTGAAAACATCGTTTCAAATTCATCAGGGTTTTAAACCTATGTCACAACCATAGAATAGTATATAGAAATTGATAGGGTTTATTTGGTATACCGAATCCTTGCTTAACTTCGGGGCTATTCGGGTCAAAATTCTTTAAGGTCTCCGTCATTCTCTTGTCCCATTCACCACTCTCACTCATATTATTCCTAAATCCATTCAAAAATACAGTTCTAGAGATTCTCAAAAGCAATGGAAAGGAATAAAATTGTAAAATGGAACTTACAACATGTCCTGTAGCTGTTGACGGTATTGAGGATTCTTACGCACCCCTACAAAGTTTCCAACAGTTTAGCCTTGAGAAGCAATGCTGAGAACAAGGACAGTAATAGCAGGATGCTTTAAACACTCACATTTGAAAGTTTCTGGGTTCCTCATCTCCTCAGGCAAATGTCTGTATTCATACACACAATGTTGAGCAAACAGTTTTGAAAATAAGCTTAAGAGAAGGATTGAAACATAATGTGATTAGGGAAGATGAGTTACGGGTAAAGCATCTTCTGAAATGTGGGATCTTCTATCATTTTCTCTAAAACTTCTACTGACCCACCAGCCCATCCTTTCCCAGCGCCTGTGTAACAATGGACAGAATAATGATTCAATTTAGAAATTAAGGAAAACGAAATAGAGGGAACAATCTAGATGAGAAAAATGAGATATGCAAAATATAGCTAGGCAAGTGATGAAAACTGATATTCTTTTAACTCACCCAAAGATTGAAAACCCTCTGAAGCAGTGGCACCATTGGCCGGAGCAGCTCCATTTTGCAGAACCTTAACCAAAAGATCAAATGGGAAAGCACAGAAACATCACAGGTTAGCCAAATCATCTCAGTTTTTTGAATCACCACTTGGTGTGCTGTGCAGATACATAAGAAAAAGAAAAAAGAAACTTACATCGTCAAATAAGCGAGTTTCTTTGGGGGCACTAGTTTCAGAGACTTCTTCATAGTTGCTAAATGGACTTTCCTTTGTGGTTTCCTCAGGGGAAACGTCTTCAAAGGCTGCATCATACAGTTAAAGAAGCTTCAGAAAATGATAAAGCAAGAAGCTCAAAATTTGCGGTCACAAGAGGAGGTAAGAATCTACCGTAGTTCTTTTCTTCTTTCATCGCTTTGTCTTCCTCTACGACAACACTTGGTTTATACACTTCTATGCTCTTTGTAGGAGGTATAGGTGTAGGTTGTGGCTTAGACACAGGAGGCCTATCTACTTTTGTAGCTGTCACATCAACAGTAGCACCTGAAGACTGGGATTGAGGCTGGAACGGAGAGGTAGTAGGACTTGTTTGAGGAGGAAATGGAAACGGAAAAGGTGATCCTGATCCTGCTCCTGCCCCTGTTGGGAATCCAGGATTATTAAACTGGCTGTTTTGCGTATTCATCTGGTTCATCATTGTCTTCATAGCTGTTTGCATTGCATATTTCTAGAACCAATAAGCAAAAAAAAAAAGAAAGTTCAGAGCGAGCAACACCCAGTTAGAGAATACTGATAGAAACAAAAATAGTTATGAAAAACTATTATAGGTGCAAATACATGTGTTGCATCACTAAATCCATAACGGTATGTTGGTTATCTAAAAAGTTCTATCTATGAATAATAAAAAGTGAGTAGCCAAAACAAAAAGAGAAGCAAATGCTACCCATCCGGCTTAAATCTATAGTTTCAGAAGGAGGGAGCGACCAGTTCAGCTTTGTTAAGATAAACCGATCTGATGAATACTATTTCTCAGATACACTATACACTAGAAAATATAAATAAAGTGTAAAACCAAGTAACTGGTACCTTTGCGTTTGACGTTACCTGTAATCACAAGAGAGAAGAAAAAATAAGGAATTAGGTACATATTCTTTGATATTAAACCAACAAGGAAGAAAGAAACTAAGATTAAAAAAATCAAACGCACCCATGAGAACAAAGCTGATAGCCCAACCCCAACACCAATCCAGAAAAGTGGTGATCCTCTACACACACACATAAAAAATAAAGCAGATTCAAACTAAGCTCAATGTCTAGAAACAAGCATGTAAGCAGGAACATGGTTTGGGTAAAATTACATGGTTGATGAAGATGACGGTGGTGGCACAGCTGCGCTAGGGGAAGCAACAGAGGTTGTCTGTTTATCACTTGTCGAAGAAAAAATACTTGCAAAAGCTTTCGTCTTGTGTTTCACTACCACTGCAAAAAAGAGAGAGAGAGATAATTACACAAAGTAATTTGCAAATTAGAAAAGACAAATTCACAAACTTTTTTGGCCACAGAGGTGGGTTTATAATTTGAATTTCAATCATTATAGAAAGTGAGAAGCTTTGGAAGAGTAAGCTAACCAATTTCTCCAGCGTTCTCAGATGGAGAGTGAGATTGCGCGGAGGAGGCGGAGGTTTTGGAGCGACGGAGGAGAATTTTAGGAGTCCGGCGGGAAAACCCTACAGGGGGTTTAAGAGAGGAAGTGAAATTGCCTCCGATTAAGAGCTTGGGAGAAGAAGAGCAAGAAACCAGGGTTGTTAGATTCTCCATCTTTGGTTTAAGCTGTCCTGTCCGGGGGAGAAGATGAACGAAGAAGAAAATAAAAAGAAAAAAAAAAACGCTTTGGTTTAAGCTGTCCTGACTCACTCGGACTGTATCCTTCAAGCACGAGACTTGAGTTAGTAAGCGGTCTTGGATCCTCTGCGGCGAAGTACACTGAAACTTCTTTCGGGTACTAACCGTCAAGATCGCTGGAATTTGAGCTATAATGATCCAAGGGTGCATAAGAACTCCTCGTGATAATTCCAAAAGTCACCCCCTACCTTTTCTTTATTTACATTATCGCGCGTATCTATTTTAAGGAACGTTTTAATACTAATTAGATCTCTATCCACACGGATTTTTGTTTTCATTTATTTTTATATAAACATTTTGTTTTCAATTCTAAATTGGTATATATATATTATAATATATTTTTGTGTCTATCAATTTTTAAAACATAATAAGTTTACGGTATATTTTTTTATTGAATAGATTGTTTCAAACTTTCACATGTATTTGTATCTTCTTCTATATATATTTTTTTGGATTATTATTTCATTATTAAAATCGTAACTATATATATAAAGATTAGTAAAATATTGTTTCACTGTCATATTCAAAGATATTGTAACATTTCACAAATTTAGAAAGTTTTTAAAAAATTAAACTTTTCGCTTCATAGATTTATATTATCGAGTAAATAATTAAATATTTAATTTTTGATTAATTTTTAAAATAAACTATATAGTTTAAAATTTGTTTTCATTGTTTTAAGGTAGTAGAGATTAATCATTGTTAGATAATATGATTTTTGTTATTTAAAAAAAAATTATAATTTTAAAAGTTAACATCAGCAAATATTTAAATATTTAACATATGGAAGTATAGTATTACATATGAATCAAGGTTGTGACTTTTGTTTTAATATATAAGATATGATGGAAAACATCTATCTCACGTACAAAAATATATCAATAGCATCACCAACTATATTTTAATGCATGACACATGTACGAAATAAAAAATATATATTTTAGAAACTACATAATTGGGTTTTAATTATTCTAAAAATTGTTTAGGGGGGGGGTCAATCTTATATATTAAAACAGAAGTCACAATTTTGATTCATGTGTGAATTTTTAAAAAATAGACTTAATGGACATATTCTTAAAAAGTCATGTTACATTTAATCTCCAATTTTGGGCCTACCAAATTTTTTATTGGGCTATCAATAATTAGATTTAAACAATAGATGATCCA
It encodes:
- the LOC106313416 gene encoding protein TIC 40, chloroplastic, whose translation is MENLTTLVSCSSSPKLLIGGNFTSSLKPPVGFSRRTPKILLRRSKTSASSAQSHSPSENAGEIVVVKHKTKAFASIFSSTSDKQTTSVASPSAAVPPPSSSSTIGSPLFWIGVGVGLSALFSWVTSNAKKYAMQTAMKTMMNQMNTQNSQFNNPGFPTGAGAGSGSPFPFPFPPQTSPTTSPFQPQSQSSGATVDVTATKVDRPPVSKPQPTPIPPTKSIEVYKPSVVVEEDKAMKEEKNYAFEDVSPEETTKESPFSNYEEVSETSAPKETRLFDDVLQNGAAPANGATASEGFQSLGAGKGWAGGSVEVLEKMIEDPTFQKMLYPHLPEEMRNPETFKWVRKNPQYRQQLQDMLNNMSESGEWDKRMTETLKNFDPNSPEVKQGFDQLGLTPEEVISKIMENPDVSMAFQNPRVEAALMDCSENPMNIMKYQNDKEVMDVFNKISQLFPGLTG
- the LOC106317830 gene encoding serine carboxypeptidase-like 7 — translated: MKLLLLLLVVLMVLSPHANSGSIVKYLPGFEGPLPFELETGYIRVGEAEQVQLFYYFIKSERNPKEDPLLLWLTGGPGCSAVSALLFENGPVKFRVEGYNGGTPTLLSTTYSWTQIASIIYLDQPVGTGFSYSKTQLLDTPSDSGEAKRIHEFLLKWLAKHEKFISNPFYVTGNSYAGKVIPATVQEISKGNDLGFKPQINLQGYVIGNPTTDQEFDYNHRVPFAHGMALISDELYESLKKTCNGNYEKVDPGNIECLQFVEEYHECIAGIYLGHVLAQICAVAAPGLFWPKHVPKRDLRETLPPNLSVSFPNCIVYSELQASMWANDESVRKALHVAKGSIGKWLRCSSEDKPYNKDIKSSVPYHLNNSIKGYPSLISSGDHDMIIPFTATQTWIRSLNYSIIDKWRPWMIHDQVAGYTKTYANKMTFATVKGGGHTSKFKPEESFIMFRRWISGQPL
- the LOC106317826 gene encoding pentatricopeptide repeat-containing protein At5g16640, mitochondrial, encoding MRRSISSKAKSFLHRNLPEKANPPSYAISDSPRRAHTSSSNNNNTDYKETLRSNKLRHMNLDDSLELFFHMIQRHPFPSIADFSRLLTAISKLNSHDVVIHLWEQMEILGVAHNLYTCNILVNCLCRCSELSQALSFLAKMIKLGHSPSVVTFGSLIGGFCRGGRVSEALRLFNRMVEIGVRPNVVICNIVIDGLCKSRHVDKALDFFNQMEVVRPDVITYNSLISGLCNASRWGEALRMVRCMSESGLSPDVFTFNALIDACVKRGSLSEAEELYEEMVRRSLEPDVVTYSLLIGGLCMCSRLDEAERMFEYMVSRRCFPDVVTYSILINGFCKSRKVDYGMKLFCEMSRRGVVRNVVTYTILIQGYCLAGKVNVAEEIFKRMAGSGVSPNIVTYNVLLHGLCDNGKVEKALVMLEDMEKSGMEGDIVTYNIIIRGMCKAGEVADAWGLYCSLSLKGLVPDIWTYTTMMLGLYKKGLRREADALFRKMKEDGILPNECCV